CGATGAGGCAAAGATTCACCCTTTTAAACGTCATTTGCTCATTAATTCCATGGATGTTCAACGAAATACATCATTTTGTTCTAGTGTATTCGTATTCGTACATATCTACTTTTCAGTGTGTTCGTATTTtctattccattccgtttgacTCTTTTTGTGCGGCGGGTCTGGTTACAATCTGCCCTGCTGCCGGATATGCTGATGTCATCTCACTTGTGTAAACGGCATTCAACGGCTCAAGCGTTTGGTGAAGCAGCATAATGGAAAAGGCCGTGCCACATGAAGAGAAAAACATGCGTAAAAGCACATTGTAATGCCAACTCAATTTCCCTTATTTTCCAAAGCTTTGTGCTGAGTTTGCAAGAAAGTCAAAAAGACAAGAacgatttttgtttattaattttattgaaatctaattaattttattgaacTGGCCTATGTATTGCGTGTAACTCTTGCTAACAGGCGACATATCTCTGTCGCCAGGTACTAAAGCTGACAGCCAATTCCAGCAGTAAACACCCATAGCACCTTTCAGTCCCTTGGGATGCATGGATATTTCACAAAATCAAAACTCAACTATTAataagaaaataattttctaTTTCCGATGATCGCTCATTGAGAATACGACTTGTGACGATGTTCAAAAGCTTAGAAACCTTGACACACAAGAACAAGATCGTTAGAACATGTGTTTGTTagcaaacacagacacaattCTAAGAAACCTCCGAACCCCAATGTCGATGGCTAGTGCTGGTGATGTACGGTTTGTTCCTTATTCGTATTTATTGTAATAGAGTAACTATTTTAATATGTTAACAAAGTTTAGTGAATAAATTGTAATGCAAGTGACTTCTATGTCAGGGTTCTGAGAAACCAGCGTACCGTGTTTTACGAATTGGCGTCGACTCTACCGTCTCTTGGCAATTGTTTGTACAACTGTTTCGCAACCCTTggtctctttcttcttctccctcttgtggaagggggagaggcCCCATTTTTCGGTAAAACATAGAAATTTTGTGGCAGAGTTTACGTCTCCTGATAAGCCATCGCTTTCAATTCactgttttgtctttttcctGCACCGTGCAGTGCAGAGCTGCACTGTTGGTCATAAATAGGATCAAGTAAACAATCTTATcccattgctgttgctggataaCACATTACACAGAAAAGTTTCATCTATTTGCAAGCATTTGTATGAAAAGccgccaatcgatcgagctaTGGCCGCACTTAACCCTTAAGATTTCACGTTACATTTGCAATCGACTGATAGTCTTTCTTTGACGAAGAACGTCTAGCTAATACTATTCTTCTGGTAATACGTTGCAAGATTGCTTCAAGAGCTTCAGGACGTTGACAGCCTCAAACTCGAGACGGTAGCACAAACATAGCTCGTAGATCTCAGTGCAATGTTTGCAGTGTTGCCACGATCGGctgattttgttttatttcattttttagaAACAGTGACGAACCCGTCTAGACACCCGTATGCGTTTCacagaaacagcaaacaatgACCCGTTGTTTTGCTTGAGGGCCGTATCCGGCTCGAGCCTGTTTTCAACCACTGATACCTTTTTAAGAATCGTCCAACGGGCCACTTTCAGTGATTAGTTTCATGCTAGATCCAATGCATATTAGTTATAAGTATGAATTAATAAGTTATGGATTATTTTGTCCCATTGTATGATAATCACACTTACATAACCCACGAACCAATGGAAACAACACAAATGTATCTATTAAATGTTCGAATGACCAGAACGAACGAGGAAAACCCCCCGGGAAGCCGAATATTAAaccatttatttcattttggtcAAGAGCTTCAGAACCTATGCAAAAAAGAAGGGTAGcaatttcgaatgaaatgaCTGACGTGGCTCCTAAACCACGTGATGGACATCCGCCCGAGGCGTGGCTTAGTTGCAAAACACCCAGACTCAATTCCGAGAATTCTTGGTCTGTTTCAGAGGTTGCAGATTGTGCGAACAGCTGTTGGGCAGATTGTGCGTACAGCGTACTAGCGGCACCTATGGGATCGATAAGTGTGTGTTCCAGTACTGATCGAGAATGAATACCAAAGCACCGATTTACATATAAATTAACGTCCGAATCTCCATCCGTTCCATCAGTAAATCTTGGAAGTGATCAGTAGTGCTACGATGAAGCAAACCGTGAAGCTAAtcttgttggcgttggtgctCTGGGGAGCACATTTGACAAAGGCTCAACAGGAAGATGGTGATGTAGGATCCACTGATACTACTGAATCCGACGAGCAGAATGGAACCAACCAAACATCAGGCGGTAACAGAGCTGGTCGATTGTTCAATGGAGTGCCCGCAACGAGTGCGAACCAACTTTACTCTGTGGTAATATAAACAGTGGAAGTAAATACGTGAGTGGCGCTGTTATTAGCAGTACCCAGGTCCTTACCTCTGCATCCGCTGTGCGGAGCGCGGGAACCGTAGACTCGGTAGGtatcaggaaaaaaaaattaaagatttACCAGCGCTTTTTATATcacttttttgctttaattttttggTAGTTCACTGTGGCTGTTGGCAGTAATCCGAATGTTGGCAATGCAAAAGTTTACAACTATGCAAGCGTTGAAATACACAAAGATTTCGATTCGACGACCCGTGCGAACGATGTGGCTATCGTAACGATTAACGGCACCTTCGACGGAGCACCAAACGTGCATCCCATAACCATTGCCACCAGAGAGATTGTGGTATCTACCACAAATCGCACAACATGTGTAGTTGTTGGATTTGGACAAACAGGGGATTTTGCCTACACTTACACTATGTCTCAAGCCCAATACGAACTGCTTACTGATCAGGAATGTACCACTGCATTTAATCAAGCACTACCTCCCTCGTAAGTACTAATTAATTCCAAAGGTTTTCCAATGACAGGTACAATGAATGAATCTTTCATTTCTGTGCTTCCAGGATGCTATGTGCACGTGCGGTGAGTGGTTATGCTTGCCGTGTTGACCGCGGTGGTCCCCTAGTATGCAACGGTCTGTTGTACGGGATACTTACAGACCAAACAGGTTGCACTAGTGCAAATCCTCCGGTAGTTCAAAAGTTTGCAAAGCTTCCTGTCATCACAGGTCCTTGGTATGTCCCACCACCCAGGAAAAATTACGTATCTTGCCCATAAACATTGTACCGATGATGATCTATTACTGATGCAACGATTAAATAAACCCAGCAACATTGTTTGATTCACTGCATATTGATTCATATTCATCACTTGGTCCGAATGCTGCGATGAGGCAAAGATTCACCCTTTTAAACGTCATTTGCTCATTAATTCCATGGATGTTCAACGAAATACATCATTTTGTTCTAGTGTATTCGTATTCGTACATATCTACTTTTCAGTGTGTTCGTATTTtctattccattccgtttgacTCTTTTTGTGCGGCGGGTCTGGTTACAATCTGCCCTGCTGCCGGATATGCTGATGTCATCTCACTTGTGTAAACGGCATTCAACGGCTCAAGCGTTTGGTGAAGCAGCATAATGGAAAAGGCCGTGCCACATGAAGAGAAAAACATGCGTAAAAGCACATTGTAATGCCAACTCAATTTCCCTTATTTTCCAAAGCTTTGTGCTGAGTTTGCAAGAAAGTCAAAAAGACAAGAacgatttttgtttattaattttattgaaatctaattaattttattgaacTGGCCTATGTATTGCGTGTAACTCTTGCTAACAGGCGACATATCTCTGTCGCCAGGTACTAAAGCTGACAGCCAATTCCAGCAGTAAACACCCATAGCACCTTTCAGTCCCTTGGGATGCATGGATATTTCACAAAATCAAAACTCAACTATTAataagaaaataattttctaTTTCCGATGATCGCTCATTGAGAATACGACTTGTGACGATGTTCAAAAGCTTAGAAACCTTGACACACAAGAACAAGATCGTTAGAACATGTGTTTGTTagcaaacacagacacaattCTAAGAAACCTCCGAACCCCAATGTCGATGgctagtgctgctgatgtACCGTTTGTTCCTTATTCGTATTTATTGTAATAGAGTAACTATTTTAATATGTTAACAAAGTTTAGTGAATAAATTGTAATGCAAGTGACTTCTATGCCAGGGTTTTGAGAAACCAGCGTACCGTGTTTTGCGTATCGGCAGCGACTCTACCGTCTCTTGGCAATTGTTTGTACAACTGTTTCGCAACCCTTggtctccttcttcttctccctcttgtggaagggggagaggcTCCATTTTTCGGTAAAACATAGAAATTTTGTGGCAGAGTTTACGTCTCCTGATAAACCATCGCTTTCAATTCactgttttgtctttttcctGCACCGTGCAGTGCAGAGCTGCACTGTTGGTCATAAATAGGATCAAGTAAACAATCTTATcgcattgctgttgctggataaCACATTACACAGAAAAGTTTCATCTATTTGCAAGCATTTGTATGAAAAgccgccaatcgatcgaactaCGGCCGCACTTAACCCTTAAGATTTGACGTGACATTCGCAATCGACTGATAGTCTTTCTTTCACGATGATCGTCTAGATGATCGTGTTAATATTCTTCTGGTAATACGATACAAGATTGCTTCAAGGACTTCAGGTCGTTGCCAGCCTCAAACCCGAGACGGTAACGCAAACAGAGCTCGCAGATCCCAGTGCCATGTTTGCAGTGTTGCCACAAGCagaagatttttttcgtttccacAGAAACAATGTTGAACCCGTCTAGACACCCGCCGGTGTTTCACAGATACAGCAAACAATGACTCGTTGCTTTGCTTGAAGGCCGTATCTGGCACGAGCCTGTTATCAGCTTGTGTTCAAGAACTCGTGTTAGTGTACGCGCGATAACTGGTCTAGAATGTGTACCATAGCACCGAGTTGGATATAAATTATCGTCCGAATTTTCATCCTTTTATCAATCTGGGAAGTGATCAGTAGTGCTACACGTTGAAACAAAGTGAAAAGCCAgttttgtttggtgttggtgctctAGGGAGCATTTCGCGAAAGCTCAgcgcgaaggaggaggtttccATCTCAGGACAAGACGGTGAGCGTGGCGTGGTATACGTTGATTCCAGTTGATCGGGATTGTGCTGCAGGTCCTCCATAAAAATGCGTTTGCTACTGCGTTGAAAATGCTACTCATTATGATTGTTATCTTCTACTTGATGCTACACAATGGAATATCTCTAGCAAAACTGTGTGCCTCGAAGCCGAATTGGTCAGGCTATTCCAAATTTTGAACGAGGCTCTTCCATTGCTGCGGGCTGGACACAGTTTATGCGCTTGTGGATGGGATGCTAGCAAATCATTTGTTCAGATATTGCTCACAAATCCAGCGTGTTGTGCTCTGGTGAAGCGACCTGATCAAATGGTTGAAAGAAGCACCCATCTCTGATGACGCAGCAAAACGGATACTTTGGCAAAATGAAGGATTATAACAGTAGATCATATATCCCTACGGATGAAAAGGATGTGAAAGTAATAAGAAGCGTGCTTAAAATcggagaaagtgaaaaatgtAATCATATGGCGCCAAATAATGGACGATTGATTGTGACATTCATCGTTACATATGTAACCGTGATAAGAACAGCGCTCCTCAGCGAGAGATAGTGGATGAGCATGGGGACGATTACAGGGACAAATGAAacttttcaatatttattagACAAGATAGTTGTCTCTTCACGCACATGGTCTCTACTGCAATCCGTCGTACGTTTCTCGAAAAGAAAACTATTGACATTAATAATAATCAACTCTTGACACTAATAATAATGACACTCAAATAATGAACGGAGATTCACATCCCGGCGCAGGATGGCGATGATTCAAATGATAATTACCTTCGCACCACGATGCCAGCCACCGTGTCGCATATCATAAGCATAAGTAACCCATAACACAATTCGCGTAGTAATTATCATAAAGAAGTTTATTTGAGAATAGTTCGTGACTGTTTATATAAttctgtttttcgtttttgcttccTGCCCACGATGGGTgggggttttctgttttcttctcctgCGACTCATGACTTTTTACAACATTTATTTGTCAACTGTTTACCACTGCCTGCATCACCTGCATTATATCGttcagttgcagttgcactAATGCTACTATCCATTACATCATTCCgtacaccaccatccaccacgcTTACACCGAGACCCACCCACCAGCGTTTAATTACGATCGTCCTCCCCTTAGCGGTTGGTATCTTTTTTGTGGCAGCCTCATAAAATTCCTATTCTTCAAACGCAAACACGCTTTTTTTCACCCTGTTCACCGAGACAAGATGATCGGGATCGGTTTCGATCGTGTTCTTCGCTGTGCTGGGTTGCTAGTTAGAAACAACTGGTCTGACtgatctggtgtgtgtgtgtgtatgggcgAGTGTTAAGTAGGAATCGAGAGCTTTCGCTGTTACTGTTTCACTTAGTTGGATTCATTCTTGTTTCGTTTGGTGGCGGTTGATGGAACCATCTAGTTTAACTTTTACACTCTAGGTCTTTCTATCGGCGCTCATCGCTGACACACGGTTCTAGTTCTCTacgtttgctttcgttttgctcAAGTTTAAATGATATGTCTATCTATCTTTatacaggtttttttttcttcatttatttcgTCGAACCTCTCGCGCGGTCTCTCCTGATGCCAGCTCTCTAGCGGCAGAACGGTAAACTGCCAGCCAGTCCTGCTACCCTCATGGCAGGCCGTATGGCAAAATCGAACACCAATCATCCGAAGTTTTATTTCATCCTCTTGTACTACGATGATCGTTACTACAGCGTACGTGTATGGTTTCACAACAGTTTTCACATCCTGTGATCCTTCTCCATCCAGTTTTTTTCATCCCCGACGGGGCAACGTGCCAATCCGATTCCACCGAACGCAAACTGGCGGGCCCGATTGATGATTGTGGTGATTTCGAATATTGTTTTCGCCAAtaattgccattgccattccGTGTgagaaatattaaaaaaattcGGCGGATGTTGAGTACAAAAATACGCCTAATTCTATGTGATATGCCAACCAAGCACACCGCCCGGCTGCGTGGCATTCCATTAACCGATCGGATTCCCCTACGATATGAACGAtgcgaaaaatgcaaaacgacGCAAAACGGATGACGAGGAAAGTTCATCTAACATCTATGAGAGTGGAGCACTATCACTGACTCTAAACAACAAGCCAGCTGCAGCCTGACTCTAGCGAAAAATGGCCTGAAAATTTTGAGTTTTCTTTACTGTCTACCCTCACTCACTACTGCCCTGCTATTAGAGTATaagagtttttgttttgattttgattctATCAACTAGAACCTAGAGTTTGTACCACAATCCAATGTTGCTTCGCTAAACAAATGTACTGCCCTCTCGTACATCACTAATCGCTATcaaatcgtgtgtgtgtgtgtgtgtgtgtgtgtgtggatttttttcgtttttcttttgttgttatAATTATTGCTGTAAGAAAAATGGTCTACCAATGCCAATGCCTTGTCGTAGCAATGTGTCAAACAGGGAAGAAGGATAACATTGATATCTTGGTTTCGCAAATTTCGACCAACTTACTGCTAATGATTCGTCTCACAGACTCTAGCCTACGTTAGATACTAAAGAAGAAGATGCCTCTCGTCGAGCCGCCGGCTCATATTCTGTTTTAAATACTATCTTTCTGTCTCTCCCCTGTCCAGGTCTTACCGTTCAACATGTATTATATACTTTCCTCAACCGAAAGTTCTCGGCCACTATCCCCTTAATCGCTTCCATTTGATTGTATTGTTTCCGACCGTTAAGCTGACGGCGAGTcgcttatgtttttttgttttgaaatttctCTTCACAAAATTGTTTCTTTGCCGATAAGATAAACACAAATCGCACTCGAAATCATCTCAAACTAAGGGCATCCGACCGTATTGTCGACCAGTGTCGTCACTAAAGCGATCTACTTTAGCTAAATAAAAGGTTTACCAATCATGCTGACAAGGTGGTACCAACAACCAAAATACAATCTGTTAAAAACAGATTACATTAAAACCAACGTGAATTGTCGAAACTTTATAAAAGTTTCCCCGCCTTCCTACCACTGCACGATACTACACTACACTGCACTTACAGCAGCTGCTTGCTATTCCTGCTCTTCTTTTTCACCTTCCAGGCCAGGCCCATGCGCGATCTTACTCGTTACTTGGTGGGTATATTCTGTGTGTTTCCAGCATTCGTATTTTCTCTGACATCGTGCCATTTTTGGCCGCCCCGACTTCGTTACCACAGGAACAAccaaatgaatggaaaaagcTCTACGTTTCTCTGGTCCTTTGACCCTTCCTTCCCGGTGCCGGCTCttcgctctgtctctcgctcgctaAATGCATCCCTAGACGGTAATTATTGTTTCTTGATTTGTAGCGCCGTGttttgcttgtgtgtttttgtccGGGGTTTATTTTTGCTGTTCACCCCCACTGGACCCACTGGTCTGTTCTGTTTGCAGTGTGCACAATATCCCCACAATATGATACCGACTGACCGCAGCCAGCTGGCTCCGGGCGGGGGGAGTTTCTATTTCCGAGAAATCATTAGATTGCAGTAATTGGTTCTTTCAATCTACGGTTTCTAGCTAACGTTAtctgctccctctctctttcattctctcgtTGTCTATGCCAAAAAAGGAGACTATCCGTAAGCTGGTGTTGCTGAGGATAGGGTAATGGGGAGTATGTTTGCCTTAGGGTGTCCGATTACATGAGCCGGCACGGTATAAGGACGAGATGCTGCACAGTACAGACCCCTTGTACAGTTTTCGTTTCCTTAGTTTGCTCCTACTCTCCGGTTCTCTCCAGCCGCAATCGTTCTCTAATCGCTACCCTGAACTGTTCCATGGTTTATCTATTATAGTCACAACGCTGGCTTTCGCTCACTCCAGCCACCTTCACCTCCGTCTCCAGTCAGCACTCGTTTATAGTAGAATCATGGGTGTGCacaactgtttttttttttacaaattattTGGAAAATGCCACCGCTCCGACCGCTTGAGGGAAATTCGCGATCCTACGACGCCCGTTAAATCCGCGACTACAAGTGCCATACCATTACATTTAACTTAGATTCGATGCTTGCGTGTCCCCGGGACACACGGGACCATTGTTATACGTTGCGGCCTGCAAGCCTGCTCGTTTATACGCTGCACTACACTAGTAGTTGGATATACAATCTCTTACTCgcactttctctttctatctctctctctctcttcttcggATCTCACAACACTTGATGGGTTTTAATGGGCTTCGCTCTGCTAATACTAATGCATCATACTAACGATGCTTTCGAGTTCGACTTCTATGTCCCTCCCTTTTTGCCTTACCTAATGTTTCTCAAACAAACacgctcacacgcacacacacacataccgagaCACACACTTGTACAAACGATACCCTGCTTCTTTCGTCTTAACATTTCACTACAAACACGCTGTTCCACTCCTTAGTCTACTGCTCTTTGCCCGGGATTAGTTagtctctgttctgttctgttcatGGTCTTCGCGCGCAGCCCTTATCTTCACTCTAGTGTAgtgcttattttttttttatcattttcgaTACCGTTTGTCTTTCTGTATTGACCGTATGATGCCTCTGCCCCATTACTGaatgccactactactactactagtacaaCACGTAAGGAGTCTAGATAAAGGGTTCTTTTGCCTATTGGTCTGCTACTAACTATTGGGCCTCTATCTAAGACTTGACGGACCTAATACCCAAGTCCTGAACCAGGGTGGGGGGTTTCTACGatagggggagagagaaaaacggggggagataaagagagaagtGTAGATCTCTAGTGGAAAGGATCGAAATAAAGTTCATATTGTTTTTTCCATCCCCTACAACAGATTTACAGCACACTTGTCTGTCAGGCGACATCGAGACTGTCTGGTTGTTGATGGGACTCACCGTAACCTGACTTCGCACTGACCAGCCATAGCAAATGCTGTTTGGAACAAATTCGCACCTTTTTTGTGAACCTCGGCAGGAGGAGTCATATTCTCCAGAGATGGTTTCAGGACTCCACTGCAGGGGGGAACACTTTATTAATGCTTACACCGCTTCCCACTAgttttgtttgtggtgttttttttttgtcttttaacTTCTACAGGTATACTAATCTCACCTTTCTACGCCGACTTTTCAGCTGCTTACGCTCGCTTCTCACGAGTTTCCCGTCCGCTTTCGCTTCTGCTTGATCTTTGTTTCGCTTgaatttctttgattttttttcttcgtggGACTTGAATCAACGGATACTGCGCGCGTTCCACGCGCGTCGCATCATATTACACGCCTCTGATATTCGAGTTTCCGAGGACAAAACCTCCAACTCTGGCGCTCAATACTGCTCCCTA
This sequence is a window from Anopheles darlingi chromosome 3, idAnoDarlMG_H_01, whole genome shotgun sequence. Protein-coding genes within it:
- the LOC125953634 gene encoding uncharacterized protein LOC125953634; the protein is MKQTVKLILLALVLWGAHLTKAQQEDGDSWSIVQWSARNECEPTLLCGNINSGSKYVSGAVISSTQVLTSASAVRSAGTVDSFTVAVGSNPNVGNAKVYNYASVEIHKDFDSTTRANDVAIVTINGTFDGAPNVHPITIATREIVVSTTNRTTCVVVGFGQTGDFAYTYTMSQAQYELLTDQECTTAFNQALPPS